A genomic region of Exiguobacterium oxidotolerans JCM 12280 contains the following coding sequences:
- a CDS encoding ABC transporter ATP-binding protein has product MGKETQQQKNKAPGSIRRYMQFVKPYKKQILLTVFVGIIKFSIPLGLPLLYKYIIDNLLTDNTVPLAERSKELAYLIGAGFFVFLVVKPPLEFVRQYLAQWSASKILFDVRNNLFDHVQKLSLRFYSNTKTGEVISRIINDVEQTKDFVVTGLMNLWLDMITIFIAIAIMWTINPKLTLVAIIPLPFYAFAVKFFYGRLRSLTRDRSAALAELQGHLTERVNGMAVIRSFALEPHENKAFKGQNDGFLKAALRQTNWNARTYVVVSTITDFAPILIFGTAAFFVLNEQVTIGTMVAFIGYIDRLYAPLGRLVNSSTTLTQSIASMDRMFEFLDEPYDITEKAHAKDPVAVKGNVQFEDISFSYEEDGELAINRLTLDVQAGERIAFVGMSGGGKSTLVSLIPRFYDVSSGRITLDGVDIRDLKLRGLRDQIGMVMQESILFSESVEMNIKMGNPEATEEEVIAAAKAANAHEFIERLPQGYKTAVGERGVKLSGGQKQRLAIARVFLKNPPILILDEATSALDLESESMIQDSLARLAKGRTTFTVAHRLSTITDADKIVVIENGQITELGRHEELMRKRGAYFELYAIQNLELVE; this is encoded by the coding sequence ATGGGTAAGGAAACTCAACAACAGAAAAATAAGGCGCCAGGTTCGATTCGTCGCTACATGCAGTTCGTCAAGCCGTACAAAAAACAAATCCTCTTGACGGTGTTCGTCGGGATCATCAAGTTTTCGATTCCGCTCGGATTACCGTTACTGTATAAGTACATCATCGATAACCTCCTGACCGATAATACGGTACCGCTTGCAGAGCGGAGTAAGGAACTGGCGTATTTGATTGGAGCGGGCTTCTTCGTCTTCCTCGTCGTCAAACCACCACTTGAATTCGTCCGTCAGTATTTAGCACAGTGGTCGGCGTCGAAAATTTTGTTCGACGTACGGAATAATTTGTTTGATCATGTTCAGAAATTATCACTTCGGTTTTATTCAAATACGAAAACCGGCGAAGTCATCTCCCGAATCATCAACGATGTCGAACAAACAAAAGATTTTGTTGTAACGGGTTTGATGAACTTATGGCTCGATATGATTACGATCTTTATTGCGATTGCCATCATGTGGACGATCAATCCGAAGCTGACGCTCGTCGCAATCATTCCACTGCCGTTTTATGCCTTTGCCGTGAAGTTCTTTTATGGACGGCTCCGCAGTTTGACGCGCGATCGCTCAGCAGCACTTGCGGAACTCCAAGGACATTTGACGGAGCGGGTCAACGGAATGGCAGTTATCCGCAGTTTCGCCCTTGAACCACATGAAAACAAAGCGTTCAAAGGTCAAAATGATGGTTTCTTAAAAGCGGCACTTCGTCAGACGAACTGGAATGCACGGACCTACGTCGTCGTTTCGACGATTACCGATTTTGCACCGATTTTGATTTTTGGTACGGCTGCCTTTTTTGTCTTGAACGAACAGGTGACAATCGGGACGATGGTTGCTTTCATCGGTTATATCGACCGTCTCTATGCACCACTCGGTCGACTCGTCAACTCATCAACGACGTTGACACAGTCGATTGCTTCGATGGACCGAATGTTTGAATTCTTAGACGAACCGTATGATATTACGGAAAAAGCACATGCGAAAGATCCGGTCGCTGTTAAAGGAAACGTCCAGTTCGAAGACATCAGCTTCTCTTATGAAGAAGATGGCGAACTGGCGATCAACCGGTTGACGCTCGACGTCCAGGCCGGGGAACGAATCGCCTTCGTCGGGATGTCAGGTGGAGGGAAATCGACACTCGTCAGTCTGATTCCTCGTTTTTACGATGTCTCATCCGGACGGATTACGCTTGACGGCGTTGACATTCGTGATTTGAAGTTACGCGGTCTGCGTGACCAAATCGGGATGGTCATGCAAGAATCGATTCTCTTTAGCGAATCGGTCGAAATGAACATCAAGATGGGAAATCCGGAAGCAACGGAAGAGGAAGTGATTGCTGCTGCGAAAGCGGCGAATGCACACGAGTTCATTGAACGGCTGCCGCAAGGGTACAAGACGGCGGTCGGAGAACGAGGCGTTAAGTTATCAGGAGGACAGAAGCAACGCTTGGCGATTGCCCGTGTCTTCTTGAAGAACCCACCGATTCTCATTCTGGATGAAGCAACGAGTGCACTAGATTTAGAAAGTGAATCGATGATTCAAGATTCGCTTGCCCGTCTCGCGAAAGGACGGACGACGTTCACTGTCGCCCACCGTCTGTCGACGATTACGGATGCTGATAAGATTGTCGTGATTGAAAATGGTCAAATCACGGAACTCGGTCGTCATGAAGAGTTGATGCGCAAACGTGGCGCATATTTCGAACTGTACGCGATTCAGAACCTCGAGCTCGTCGAATGA
- a CDS encoding glutamate-1-semialdehyde 2,1-aminomutase has protein sequence MSTHSTRPTSEALYDVAQKCIVGGVNSPSRSFKAVGGGAPVYMERGEGAYFYDVDGNRYIDYLAAYGPIITGHGHPHITEAITHAAQNGLLYGTPHRLEIDFAHKLQQAIPSLEKVRFTNSGTEAVMTTIRVARAYTGRELVVKFSGCYHGHSDLMLIAAGSGPATLGSPDSAGVTKATAKEVLTTPFNDVEAYRQIMAEWGDQVACVLVEPIVGNFGIVEPHPGFLEAVNEITHEHGALVIYDEVITAFRFTYGSAQELLNIRPDMTALGKIIGGGLPIGAYGGRKDIMEHVAPLGPAYQAGTMAGNPASMAAGIACLELLEQPGVYEEFERLGTKLEQGILEAADKHAVTITINRLKGALTVYFTDETVTDYLGAERANSEMFGRFFKLMLEQGINLAPSKYEAWFLTTAHTDADIDETIAAVNRAFAQL, from the coding sequence ATGTCAACCCATTCTACACGCCCGACATCCGAGGCGTTATACGACGTTGCCCAAAAATGTATCGTCGGAGGTGTCAACAGTCCATCCCGCTCTTTTAAGGCCGTCGGAGGAGGCGCCCCCGTTTATATGGAACGTGGAGAAGGTGCTTACTTTTACGATGTCGATGGCAATCGTTATATCGATTACTTAGCCGCTTACGGTCCAATCATCACCGGGCACGGGCATCCACATATTACGGAAGCGATTACGCATGCGGCGCAAAATGGTCTCCTATATGGTACGCCTCACCGCCTAGAAATCGACTTCGCACATAAGCTTCAACAAGCGATCCCGTCTTTAGAAAAAGTTCGCTTTACGAATTCAGGAACCGAGGCGGTCATGACGACGATACGTGTCGCGCGTGCCTACACGGGTCGTGAACTCGTCGTGAAATTCAGCGGCTGTTACCACGGGCATTCGGATTTAATGTTGATTGCAGCAGGAAGTGGTCCAGCAACACTTGGTTCACCGGACTCTGCCGGTGTAACGAAAGCAACAGCGAAAGAAGTCTTGACGACACCGTTCAACGATGTTGAAGCCTATCGTCAAATCATGGCTGAATGGGGCGATCAAGTTGCCTGTGTCCTCGTCGAACCGATTGTTGGGAACTTCGGGATTGTCGAACCGCATCCTGGATTCCTCGAAGCCGTCAACGAGATTACTCATGAACACGGTGCACTCGTCATCTACGATGAAGTCATCACGGCGTTCCGCTTCACATACGGCAGTGCTCAAGAACTGTTGAATATCCGTCCTGATATGACGGCACTTGGCAAAATCATTGGTGGTGGTCTTCCAATCGGTGCATACGGTGGTCGTAAAGACATCATGGAACACGTTGCTCCGCTCGGTCCCGCTTATCAAGCTGGAACGATGGCTGGAAATCCGGCATCGATGGCAGCAGGGATTGCTTGCCTAGAGTTACTTGAACAGCCTGGTGTCTACGAAGAATTCGAACGTCTCGGCACGAAGCTCGAACAAGGTATTCTGGAGGCAGCAGACAAGCACGCTGTCACGATTACAATCAATCGTCTAAAAGGAGCTTTGACTGTCTACTTCACAGATGAGACCGTCACTGACTACCTCGGTGCAGAACGTGCAAATAGCGAGATGTTTGGTCGTTTCTTCAAATTGATGCTCGAGCAAGGTATCAATCTTGCCCCTTCAAAATATGAAGCGTGGTTCTTGACGACAGCTCACACGGACGCAGACATCGATGAGACGATCGCTGCCGTCAATCGTGCGTTCGCACAATTGTAA
- the perR gene encoding transcriptional repressor: MLDDAVRSLRDSGVRMTPQRHTILEYLTTGHTHPTADDIYRALEHRFPNMSVATVYNNLRVFREKGIVEEMNYGDASSRFDFVTTRHYHMICEGCGKIVDFNYPVLDDVETVAAHLTGFKVDRHRLEVYGTCPECQSNVQ, from the coding sequence ATGCTAGATGACGCAGTACGATCTTTACGGGACTCGGGCGTTCGCATGACACCACAACGTCACACAATCTTGGAATACTTGACGACAGGACATACGCATCCGACGGCAGATGATATCTATCGTGCGCTCGAACATCGTTTTCCAAATATGAGTGTGGCGACAGTTTATAATAATTTACGTGTTTTCCGTGAAAAAGGAATCGTTGAAGAGATGAACTATGGAGACGCTTCAAGCCGATTCGATTTCGTTACGACACGTCATTATCATATGATTTGTGAAGGGTGCGGTAAAATCGTCGACTTCAATTATCCGGTGCTCGATGATGTCGAGACGGTCGCTGCACATTTGACTGGATTTAAAGTAGATCGTCATCGTCTCGAAGTATACGGGACGTGTCCTGAATGCCAATCAAACGTACAATAA
- a CDS encoding DUF2614 family zinc ribbon-containing protein: MKKQRKNKINRARNLAMFLVFGGMLVMYGGLLLKQFEIIMVILMLLGFVMVLASTALYFLIGLTSTKAAVVTCPNCGKETKVLGRVDLCMHCDEPLTMDQELEGKEFDEKYNKHNKRAPR; encoded by the coding sequence TTGAAAAAACAACGCAAGAATAAAATAAACCGCGCGCGTAACTTGGCGATGTTCCTCGTTTTTGGTGGAATGCTCGTTATGTATGGTGGTCTTCTATTAAAACAATTTGAAATCATCATGGTTATTTTAATGCTACTCGGTTTTGTCATGGTCTTAGCGAGTACTGCCTTATATTTCTTGATTGGTTTAACTTCAACGAAAGCAGCCGTTGTCACTTGTCCGAACTGTGGAAAAGAAACAAAAGTCCTCGGTCGCGTCGATTTATGTATGCATTGCGATGAGCCACTCACGATGGACCAAGAACTTGAAGGAAAAGAATTCGATGAAAAATACAATAAACACAATAAACGAGCTCCCCGTTAA
- a CDS encoding nucleotidyltransferase-like protein encodes MEQVTRTIYSEYAAYQETQGIIAVEKQQPKDSLTDQFDILLLVVTRDSSIEWTIKHYRLDTLKVSLHVVHEDVLSRWIVLNANRRAVHWISEGTIIFERNDYLTDMKKRLLNFPEAERCLQMSLSFAKLLRRFQDGRNLFSRGNYYDAYTHVHHALHHLARLSVLEKGAHPEIVVWEQARMDDPEVYKLYQQLLLSEETLELRIHLALIGLEHLLQSKVLSGGKYLFEVMRERTIPWTMYELMENERLQELKVDLGSLVDFFMRKGLIRISYRQTKGTGVELVTYEPVV; translated from the coding sequence ATGGAACAAGTCACAAGAACAATTTATTCCGAATATGCTGCCTATCAAGAAACGCAAGGAATCATCGCTGTTGAAAAACAGCAACCGAAGGATTCATTGACGGATCAATTTGATATACTGTTACTAGTTGTTACGCGGGACTCCTCTATTGAATGGACAATCAAACACTATCGCTTAGATACACTCAAGGTGTCACTTCATGTCGTCCATGAAGATGTACTGTCACGATGGATTGTACTGAACGCGAATCGGCGAGCTGTCCATTGGATATCCGAAGGGACAATTATTTTTGAACGCAATGATTATTTAACTGATATGAAAAAAAGGCTGTTGAACTTCCCGGAAGCAGAACGTTGCCTGCAAATGTCACTGTCTTTTGCGAAACTACTACGTCGTTTTCAAGACGGGCGTAATCTCTTTAGTCGCGGTAACTACTATGATGCTTACACGCACGTGCATCATGCTTTACATCATTTAGCACGGCTTTCCGTTCTTGAAAAAGGAGCACATCCTGAAATTGTCGTCTGGGAACAAGCTCGCATGGATGATCCGGAAGTGTACAAGTTATACCAGCAATTACTGTTAAGCGAAGAAACACTTGAATTGCGAATCCATTTAGCTTTGATTGGTCTGGAACATCTACTTCAATCGAAAGTATTATCCGGTGGAAAGTATTTGTTTGAAGTGATGCGTGAAAGAACAATCCCGTGGACGATGTATGAACTCATGGAAAATGAACGATTGCAGGAACTGAAGGTTGATTTAGGTAGTTTAGTCGATTTCTTTATGCGTAAAGGGTTAATTCGCATCTCTTATCGTCAAACAAAAGGTACGGGCGTGGAACTCGTAACATATGAACCAGTCGTTTAA